A region from the Saccharomonospora azurea NA-128 genome encodes:
- a CDS encoding MarP family serine protease produces MNWVDVLVIVLALLAAISGARQGSLVALPAFAGVIVGAVLGIRLAPYVVEVFDNPAARVAIAVGTVVFLVALGETVGVYVGHKLKRRISSPKLAGVDNALGAIVQGAVVFVVAWLIALPLTSVAALPGLTKAINESSVLGGVNEVMPEAARGLPGELRQLLDESGFPSILAPFQEAPVREIEPPDPELQNSAVVQGVRSSVLKVRGTAQSCSRSLEGTGFVVDDERVMTNAHVVAGTNAVSVETAQGPLVAEVVHYDPGTDLAVLAVPGLSAAPLALADEPADAGDDTIALGYPLDGPYTATPTRIRERITLRGPNIYDSATVQRDVYTVRGEVRSGNSGGPLIDPNGQVVGVVFGASVEDPDTGFVLTADEVRDEIQRARAYTSGASTGPCTG; encoded by the coding sequence GTGAACTGGGTCGACGTGCTGGTGATCGTGCTGGCTCTGCTCGCGGCGATCTCCGGTGCACGTCAGGGTTCGCTCGTCGCCCTCCCCGCTTTCGCCGGCGTCATCGTCGGCGCGGTGCTCGGCATCCGGCTCGCGCCCTACGTCGTCGAGGTGTTCGACAACCCCGCCGCCAGGGTGGCCATCGCCGTCGGAACGGTCGTGTTCCTCGTCGCGCTCGGGGAGACCGTCGGCGTCTACGTCGGCCACAAGCTCAAACGCCGGATCTCCTCTCCCAAACTGGCGGGGGTCGACAACGCACTGGGCGCGATCGTCCAGGGCGCCGTGGTGTTCGTGGTGGCCTGGCTCATCGCGCTGCCGTTGACGAGTGTCGCCGCCCTGCCCGGGCTCACCAAGGCGATCAACGAGTCGTCGGTGCTCGGCGGCGTCAACGAGGTGATGCCCGAGGCGGCGCGGGGCCTGCCCGGCGAGCTGCGTCAGCTGCTCGACGAATCGGGTTTCCCGTCGATCCTGGCGCCGTTCCAGGAAGCCCCCGTGCGGGAGATCGAGCCGCCGGACCCCGAGCTGCAGAACAGCGCCGTGGTCCAGGGGGTGCGCAGCAGCGTGTTGAAGGTGCGCGGCACCGCGCAGAGCTGTTCGCGCTCGCTCGAAGGCACCGGATTCGTCGTCGACGACGAACGGGTGATGACCAACGCGCACGTCGTCGCGGGCACCAACGCGGTCTCGGTGGAGACGGCGCAGGGGCCGCTGGTCGCCGAGGTCGTGCACTACGACCCCGGTACGGACCTCGCGGTGCTCGCCGTCCCCGGGCTGTCCGCCGCCCCGCTCGCCCTCGCGGACGAGCCCGCCGACGCGGGGGACGACACGATCGCCCTCGGCTACCCGTTGGATGGTCCGTACACGGCGACGCCGACACGCATCCGTGAGCGGATCACCCTGCGTGGACCGAACATCTACGACTCGGCCACCGTCCAGCGGGACGTCTACACCGTTCGTGGTGAGGTGCGCAGCGGCAACTCGGGCGGGCCGTTGATCGACCCGAACGGGCAGGTCGTCGGGGTCGTGTTCGGCGCCTCCGTGGAGGATCCGGACACGGGATTCGTCCTCACTGCCGACGAGGTCCGGGACGAGATCCAGCGCGCCCGCGCCTACACGTCCGGAGCGTCGACGGGGCCGTGCACAGGCTGA
- a CDS encoding NUDIX hydrolase, whose amino-acid sequence MTHFPNLGGADADRFSVPASVVPPMSKKTPSDPVPAKDSATVVLVRDAADGSGVEVFLQRRVKTMAFASGMTVFPGGGVDERDADASVGWVGPAPAQWARWFSCPEPLARALVCAVVREAFEESGVLLAGTPSDVVADTSVYADARAALTSGTLSLAEFLADAGLVVRADLLRPWANWVTPEEEPRRYDARFFVAALPQGQVADGATSEAESTCWQRPADAIADAEAGRAALMPPTWHTLDEIGRFGSTTEVLACERSIRRIMPRLVRDGERVVVEL is encoded by the coding sequence GTGACTCACTTCCCGAACCTGGGCGGGGCGGACGCGGATCGCTTCTCGGTCCCCGCGAGTGTCGTGCCGCCGATGTCGAAGAAGACGCCGTCGGATCCGGTGCCCGCGAAGGACTCGGCGACGGTCGTCCTGGTGCGTGATGCCGCCGACGGCTCCGGTGTCGAGGTGTTCCTGCAACGGCGAGTCAAGACCATGGCGTTCGCGTCGGGCATGACCGTGTTCCCCGGCGGTGGCGTGGACGAGCGGGACGCCGACGCGTCCGTGGGCTGGGTGGGCCCCGCGCCCGCGCAGTGGGCCCGCTGGTTCTCGTGTCCGGAGCCGTTGGCGAGGGCGTTGGTGTGTGCCGTCGTGCGGGAGGCCTTCGAGGAGTCCGGCGTGCTGCTCGCGGGCACGCCGTCCGACGTCGTCGCCGACACGAGTGTCTATGCCGACGCCCGCGCCGCGCTGACGTCGGGAACGCTGTCGCTGGCGGAGTTCCTCGCCGACGCGGGTCTCGTGGTGCGCGCGGACCTGTTGCGGCCGTGGGCGAACTGGGTCACGCCCGAGGAGGAGCCGCGCCGGTACGACGCGCGCTTCTTCGTCGCGGCACTGCCGCAGGGCCAGGTCGCCGACGGCGCGACGTCGGAGGCCGAGTCGACGTGTTGGCAGCGGCCTGCCGACGCCATCGCCGATGCGGAAGCAGGCCGCGCGGCGCTCATGCCGCCGACGTGGCACACGCTCGACGAGATCGGTCGGTTCGGCTCCACGACCGAGGTCCTCGCCTGCGAGCGCTCGATCCGGCGCATCATGCCGAGGTTGGTGCGGGACGGCGAGCGTGTGGTGGTGGAACTGTGA
- a CDS encoding phage holin family protein: MRRVSSPKNLPGDGAGGGPAVPYLPLSSDDATAQDASIGSLVKDAAQHVSTLVRAEVELIKSEAVGEAKKAFKGSLFFIVAGVVALYSSFFFFFFLGELLSEWLPRWASFGIVFLLMLVTAGLAAFAGYRKWKRVRKPQRSIDSLKDTADVLRHRRVPTTEDTVGSTPAR; the protein is encoded by the coding sequence ATGAGGCGCGTGAGCAGCCCCAAGAACCTTCCGGGGGACGGCGCGGGTGGCGGCCCTGCGGTGCCCTACCTCCCGCTGTCCTCCGACGACGCAACAGCACAGGACGCGTCCATCGGCTCGTTGGTGAAGGACGCGGCCCAGCACGTGTCCACGCTGGTCAGAGCCGAGGTCGAGCTGATCAAGTCCGAGGCCGTCGGCGAGGCGAAGAAGGCCTTCAAGGGCAGCCTGTTCTTCATCGTGGCCGGCGTCGTCGCCCTGTACAGCTCGTTCTTCTTCTTTTTCTTCCTCGGCGAACTGCTCTCGGAGTGGCTGCCGCGGTGGGCGTCGTTCGGCATCGTGTTCCTGCTGATGCTGGTGACGGCCGGTCTCGCGGCGTTCGCCGGTTACCGGAAGTGGAAGCGGGTGCGCAAGCCGCAGCGTTCGATCGACAGCCTGAAGGACACCGCGGACGTGCTGCGGCACCGACGTGTGCCCACCACTGAGGACACCGTCGGCTCCACCCCGGCTCGCTGA
- a CDS encoding TlpA family protein disulfide reductase: MTTATKWALAVGALALALIVALLPRAQNQPTEPGTDLGPARERAALAACVPEGGADAEDSRAASGAWAEVETLCLGDGSRVALADALGEGPTLVNVWATWCEPCREELPLLAEYAQRPDAARVVTVQVQSSPEDGLGLLTELGVRLPALHDGEGARGPVREALRVPTGLPASYVVEGGEARLVTNPRLFTSVEEIVDAVDSAEGAR; this comes from the coding sequence TTGACGACCGCGACGAAGTGGGCTTTGGCGGTGGGCGCCCTCGCCCTCGCGCTGATCGTCGCTCTGCTGCCCCGGGCGCAGAACCAGCCCACGGAGCCCGGTACCGACCTCGGACCGGCCCGGGAGCGGGCCGCGCTCGCGGCGTGCGTCCCCGAAGGCGGCGCGGACGCCGAGGATTCCCGCGCTGCTTCCGGGGCGTGGGCGGAGGTGGAGACCCTGTGCCTCGGCGACGGATCACGGGTCGCGCTGGCCGACGCGCTGGGGGAGGGGCCGACGCTGGTCAACGTCTGGGCCACCTGGTGTGAACCCTGCCGGGAGGAGCTTCCGCTGCTCGCCGAGTACGCCCAGCGCCCGGACGCCGCCCGCGTCGTGACGGTGCAGGTGCAGAGCTCGCCGGAGGACGGACTCGGGTTGCTGACCGAACTCGGGGTGCGGCTTCCCGCGCTCCACGACGGCGAGGGAGCCAGGGGCCCGGTCCGGGAAGCGCTGCGCGTGCCCACCGGGTTGCCCGCCTCCTACGTGGTCGAGGGCGGAGAGGCCCGCCTGGTGACGAACCCCCGGCTGTTCACGTCGGTGGAGGAGATCGTCGACGCCGTCGACTCTGCGGAAGGCGCACGATGA
- a CDS encoding RidA family protein, translating into MQWSARLAELGIELPDVAAPVAAYVPAVRTGSHVYTSGQLPFVGGELAATGKVGAEVSPEEAKQYARTAALNGLAAVHALVGIDSVVRVVKVVGYVASSEGFGGQPAVINGASELLGEVFGEAGAHARAAVGVAELPLGAPVEVELIVEVA; encoded by the coding sequence ATGCAGTGGAGCGCGAGGCTCGCGGAGCTCGGTATCGAACTGCCCGACGTCGCGGCTCCGGTCGCGGCCTACGTCCCCGCAGTGCGGACGGGCTCGCACGTTTACACGTCGGGGCAGCTCCCGTTCGTGGGTGGTGAGCTCGCGGCCACCGGCAAGGTCGGGGCCGAGGTCAGCCCGGAGGAGGCGAAGCAGTACGCGCGCACGGCCGCGTTGAACGGCCTCGCCGCCGTCCACGCTCTCGTGGGCATCGACTCGGTGGTGCGCGTGGTGAAGGTCGTGGGCTACGTCGCGTCGAGCGAGGGCTTCGGCGGTCAGCCCGCCGTGATCAACGGCGCGTCGGAGCTGCTGGGCGAGGTGTTCGGCGAGGCGGGCGCGCACGCCAGGGCGGCGGTCGGCGTCGCCGAGTTGCCGTTGGGTGCGCCGGTCGAGGTCGAGCTCATCGTGGAGGTCGCGTGA
- a CDS encoding DUF4177 domain-containing protein, producing the protein MSTTKWEYATVPLLIHATKQILDQWGEDGWELVTVLPNPSGEQHVAYLKRPKD; encoded by the coding sequence ATGAGTACCACGAAGTGGGAGTACGCCACGGTGCCCCTGTTGATCCACGCCACCAAGCAGATCCTCGATCAGTGGGGCGAGGACGGCTGGGAGCTGGTCACGGTGTTGCCGAACCCGAGCGGTGAACAGCACGTCGCCTACCTCAAGCGGCCGAAGGACTGA
- a CDS encoding MFS transporter, with product MSHSAESGRTTLADYRVALTTRAARRPLVASLLARLPIAMIGISELLYVQHETGTYAVAGLVSASTLLGVAVGSVVQGRLIDRLGPTRPLVVVSLLFAVSVAALVTAIESQAATAVLVALAFAIGLFEPACGSASRALWGRLLSPGPALTAAYSYEAISMEVFFILGPGLAGALVAAPWPGTGMVLGSACMVVGAVMFALSPSVRAWPPSPRRGAPLLGAFASPGMRTLALAALGFGLVIGFVEVAVPAAATAAGNTALGGVLLSVWSVSSVAFGVLFSLRPWPRPLGLRLPVLLALFAASVALLAWPSTLWGLGVAMLAAGALITPQSTTHSMTIELVAPKNTAAEAFGWVLTSITLGLAIGQSASGYLVERSGPPLAFLVAAGCAAAVAGLVWLRRATVRPVAPETEQPDTAFA from the coding sequence GTGTCCCACTCTGCTGAGTCCGGTCGCACGACCCTCGCCGACTACCGGGTCGCCCTGACCACGCGGGCCGCCCGTCGCCCCCTCGTCGCCTCGTTGCTGGCTCGGCTCCCGATCGCGATGATCGGCATTTCCGAGCTGCTCTACGTGCAGCACGAGACCGGCACCTACGCGGTGGCCGGGCTGGTGTCGGCCAGCACCCTGCTGGGCGTCGCCGTGGGTTCGGTGGTGCAGGGCAGGCTCATCGACCGACTCGGCCCGACCCGGCCGCTCGTCGTCGTGTCGCTGCTGTTCGCCGTGTCGGTCGCCGCGCTCGTGACCGCCATCGAGAGTCAGGCCGCCACCGCCGTGCTCGTGGCGCTCGCGTTCGCCATCGGGCTGTTCGAACCCGCGTGCGGTTCGGCGTCCCGCGCCCTGTGGGGCAGGCTGCTCTCACCCGGCCCCGCGCTCACCGCCGCGTACTCGTACGAGGCCATCAGCATGGAGGTCTTCTTCATCCTCGGGCCGGGCCTCGCCGGAGCACTCGTGGCGGCACCCTGGCCCGGCACCGGAATGGTGCTCGGCTCGGCGTGCATGGTGGTCGGCGCCGTGATGTTCGCGCTCAGCCCCTCGGTGCGCGCGTGGCCCCCGAGCCCTCGACGCGGCGCCCCGCTGCTGGGCGCGTTCGCCAGCCCCGGCATGCGCACGCTCGCCCTGGCCGCCCTCGGCTTCGGCCTCGTCATCGGTTTCGTCGAGGTCGCCGTTCCGGCCGCCGCCACCGCCGCGGGCAACACCGCCCTGGGCGGCGTCCTGTTGTCGGTGTGGTCGGTGAGCTCCGTGGCGTTCGGTGTCCTGTTCAGCCTGCGCCCGTGGCCGAGGCCGCTCGGTCTGCGGCTGCCCGTGCTGCTGGCCCTGTTCGCGGCGAGTGTCGCCCTGCTGGCGTGGCCCTCGACGCTGTGGGGGCTGGGCGTGGCGATGCTCGCCGCGGGCGCCCTCATCACGCCGCAGTCGACGACCCACTCGATGACCATCGAGCTCGTGGCGCCGAAGAACACGGCCGCCGAGGCGTTCGGCTGGGTACTCACGTCCATCACCCTCGGCCTGGCGATCGGGCAGTCGGCCAGTGGTTACCTCGTGGAGCGCAGCGGCCCGCCGCTCGCGTTCCTCGTGGCCGCGGGGTGTGCGGCGGCCGTCGCCGGACTCGTCTGGCTACGTCGCGCGACGGTGCGTCCGGTCGCCCCGGAGACCGAGCAACCCGACACCGCATTCGCGTGA
- the nth gene encoding endonuclease III, with amino-acid sequence MSSTVGHAPRRGRAVAEQSRLSLVRRARRMKRCLDVVYPNAHCELDFSTPLELLVAVILSAQCTDERVNAVTPALFARYPTAADYAGADRAELEELIRPTGFFRNKATSLMGLGAALVDRHDGEVPGTLDELVKLPGVGRKTANVVLGEAFDVPGITVDTHFGRLVRRWGWTDSEDPVKVEHEVGSLFPRKEWTMLSHRVIFHGRRVCHARKPACGACPLAKDCPSYGAGPTEFDVAAKLVKGAERDHILELVAGS; translated from the coding sequence GTGTCGTCAACCGTCGGTCACGCCCCCCGCAGGGGGCGCGCAGTCGCTGAGCAGAGCCGGTTGTCGTTGGTGAGACGTGCACGGCGTATGAAGCGTTGCCTCGATGTGGTGTACCCAAACGCTCACTGTGAGCTCGACTTCTCGACGCCGCTGGAGCTGCTGGTGGCGGTCATCCTGTCCGCGCAGTGCACGGACGAGCGCGTGAACGCCGTCACGCCCGCGTTGTTCGCGCGTTATCCGACGGCGGCCGACTACGCGGGTGCCGACCGCGCCGAGCTGGAGGAACTGATCAGGCCCACCGGGTTCTTCCGCAACAAGGCGACGTCGCTGATGGGGCTCGGGGCGGCCCTCGTGGATCGGCACGATGGCGAGGTGCCGGGCACGCTCGACGAGCTGGTGAAGCTGCCGGGTGTGGGGCGCAAGACGGCCAACGTGGTGCTCGGTGAGGCCTTCGATGTGCCGGGAATCACCGTCGACACCCACTTCGGCCGCCTGGTGCGGCGGTGGGGCTGGACCGACAGCGAGGACCCGGTGAAGGTCGAACACGAGGTCGGCTCCCTGTTCCCCCGCAAGGAGTGGACCATGCTGTCGCACCGCGTGATCTTCCACGGGCGTCGCGTCTGTCATGCGCGCAAGCCCGCCTGTGGTGCGTGCCCGCTGGCCAAGGACTGTCCGTCCTACGGGGCCGGGCCGACCGAGTTCGACGTCGCGGCGAAGCTCGTGAAGGGAGCCGAGCGCGACCACATCCTCGAGCTGGTGGCCGGCTCTTGA
- a CDS encoding MBL fold metallo-hydrolase, with translation MTGHPAYGVLRQVSPLATVLLQNNPSTMTLDGTNTWILQAPGASGRVVVDPGHALDDHVDTLASLPDVELVLLTHWHPDHTEAADVVAERLGAPVRAFDPQLCRGAGPIGHGEVLRAAGLALEVLHTPGHTDDSVVLRLDHGERTHVLTGDTVLGRGTTVLTDLGAYLESLRTLRALPEGALGLPGHGPELADLAHTAGEYLRHREQRLDQVRQALRRLGEDATPRQVVELVYADVDPALWAPAEESVRAQLEYLRTHG, from the coding sequence GTGACCGGCCATCCCGCGTACGGCGTGCTCCGCCAGGTCTCGCCCCTGGCGACGGTGCTGCTGCAGAACAACCCGTCGACGATGACGCTCGACGGCACCAACACGTGGATCCTCCAGGCGCCCGGCGCGTCCGGCCGGGTGGTGGTCGATCCGGGACACGCGCTCGACGACCACGTGGACACCCTGGCGAGCCTGCCGGACGTCGAGCTCGTGCTGCTGACCCACTGGCATCCCGACCACACCGAGGCCGCCGACGTGGTCGCGGAGCGACTCGGCGCGCCGGTGCGGGCGTTCGATCCGCAGCTGTGCCGCGGGGCCGGTCCGATCGGGCACGGCGAGGTGCTGCGGGCGGCGGGGCTGGCGCTGGAGGTCCTGCACACCCCGGGGCACACGGACGACTCCGTGGTGCTCCGCCTCGACCACGGCGAGCGGACACACGTGCTGACCGGTGACACGGTGCTCGGCCGAGGCACCACCGTGCTCACCGACCTCGGCGCGTACCTCGAGTCGTTGCGCACGCTGCGGGCTCTGCCCGAGGGCGCGCTGGGTCTGCCGGGGCACGGTCCCGAGCTGGCCGATCTCGCGCACACCGCAGGCGAGTACCTGCGCCACCGCGAACAGCGGCTCGACCAGGTGCGTCAGGCCCTGCGGCGGCTGGGCGAGGACGCCACCCCGCGGCAGGTGGTGGAGCTCGTGTACGCCGATGTCGACCCCGCGTTGTGGGCACCGGCGGAGGAGAGTGTGCGTGCGCAGCTGGAGTATCTGCGCACGCACGGCTGA
- a CDS encoding alpha/beta fold hydrolase, which yields MSAPDPSTVRHAGPWTHRDVSANGIRLHVAELGAGPAVLLLHGFGEFWWAWHHQLRALADAGYRVVAVDLRGYGDSDKPPRGYDGWTLAGDVAGLVRALGERRAHLVGHAWGGLLAWSVAALHPRVVASVSVVGGAHPLALRSAVRRTWWRRRGQAGAMNHLLRFQVPMVPERRLVADDSAEIERLLRSWSGGAWPAQPEFAEVARRFRHAMQVPGVAHSALEYYRWAFRSQFRGDGRRFAEAVADRVSMPVLQLHGDADPCVLPETARDSAPWRGPGSRVEWLRGVGHFPHLEAPEQTTKLLTDFLQNA from the coding sequence GTGTCCGCTCCCGATCCCTCGACAGTGCGCCACGCGGGGCCCTGGACGCATCGTGACGTGTCCGCCAACGGCATCCGGCTGCACGTCGCGGAACTCGGCGCCGGACCCGCCGTGCTCCTGTTGCACGGCTTCGGTGAGTTCTGGTGGGCCTGGCATCACCAGCTGCGGGCTCTCGCGGACGCGGGCTACCGGGTCGTCGCGGTGGACCTGCGTGGTTACGGGGACTCCGACAAACCGCCCCGCGGCTACGACGGCTGGACGCTGGCCGGCGACGTCGCGGGGCTCGTTCGCGCGCTCGGCGAACGTCGTGCACACCTCGTCGGGCACGCCTGGGGCGGCCTGCTCGCGTGGTCGGTCGCGGCGCTGCACCCTCGCGTGGTCGCGTCGGTCAGCGTGGTCGGCGGGGCGCATCCCCTCGCGCTGCGGTCGGCGGTCCGGCGGACGTGGTGGCGGCGGCGCGGCCAGGCCGGAGCCATGAACCATCTACTGCGTTTCCAGGTGCCGATGGTGCCCGAACGCAGACTCGTGGCGGACGACTCCGCCGAGATCGAACGGCTGCTGCGCTCGTGGTCCGGCGGCGCGTGGCCGGCGCAGCCGGAGTTCGCCGAGGTGGCCCGCCGGTTCCGGCACGCCATGCAGGTGCCCGGCGTCGCCCACAGCGCGCTGGAGTACTACCGGTGGGCGTTCCGGTCGCAGTTCCGCGGCGATGGACGTCGCTTCGCCGAAGCGGTCGCCGACCGCGTGAGCATGCCGGTGCTGCAACTTCACGGCGACGCCGACCCGTGTGTGCTGCCGGAAACGGCGCGGGACTCGGCCCCGTGGCGGGGTCCGGGCTCCCGGGTGGAGTGGTTGCGGGGTGTCGGCCACTTCCCGCACCTGGAGGCGCCGGAACAGACGACGAAGCTGCTCACCGACTTCCTCCAGAACGCCTGA
- a CDS encoding NUDIX hydrolase, which translates to MTGPLVPPHETPEFLQPLVKASEAADPATFTRVTGPPSAAARPASVLMLFGETAEAGPDVLLLRRADTLGSHAGQVAFPGGGADDGEDAVTTALREAEEETGVAPAGVRPLAVFPELYVPVSRFVVTPVLAHWHRPSPVRPVDPAETAAVARVPLAELADPANRFQVEKRGWRGPAFSVRGLFVWGFTGGLLSVLLDLGGWATEWDRHNVRDLDVALAEHEGRAVAPPGRAKE; encoded by the coding sequence ATGACCGGACCACTGGTGCCGCCCCACGAGACACCGGAGTTCCTGCAACCGCTGGTCAAGGCCAGCGAGGCGGCCGACCCGGCCACGTTCACCCGGGTCACGGGCCCGCCTTCCGCGGCGGCGCGGCCCGCGTCCGTACTGATGTTGTTCGGTGAGACGGCCGAGGCCGGGCCGGACGTGTTGTTGCTGCGCAGGGCCGACACCCTCGGCTCGCACGCCGGTCAGGTGGCGTTCCCGGGAGGCGGCGCCGACGACGGCGAGGACGCGGTCACCACGGCCCTGCGGGAGGCGGAGGAGGAGACCGGGGTCGCGCCCGCCGGTGTCCGGCCGCTCGCGGTGTTCCCCGAGCTCTACGTGCCCGTGTCGCGGTTCGTGGTCACCCCTGTCCTCGCGCACTGGCACCGGCCCTCGCCCGTGCGGCCCGTCGACCCGGCGGAGACGGCCGCGGTGGCCCGGGTGCCGCTCGCGGAGCTCGCCGATCCCGCGAACCGGTTCCAGGTCGAGAAGCGAGGCTGGCGGGGCCCGGCGTTCTCGGTGCGGGGTCTCTTCGTCTGGGGTTTCACGGGCGGTCTGCTCTCGGTACTCCTCGATCTGGGTGGCTGGGCCACGGAGTGGGACCGTCACAACGTGCGCGACCTTGACGTAGCGTTGGCCGAACACGAAGGACGTGCGGTGGCCCCGCCGGGTCGGGCGAAGGAGTGA
- a CDS encoding Crp/Fnr family transcriptional regulator, which yields MDETLARAGIFQGVEPAAAEALAQTLETVEFPRGHVIFNEGEPGDKLYIIKSGKVKIGRKSADGRENLFQIMGPSDMFGELSIFDPGPRTSTATTVTEVSAVTMDRPALRQWISTRPEIAEQLLRVVARRLRRTNNMVAELIFTDVPGRVARALLQLAQRFGSQEAGLLRVTHDLTQEEIAQYVGASRETVNKALADFAHRGWLRLEGKSVLILDPERLARRAR from the coding sequence GTGGACGAGACCCTGGCCCGCGCGGGCATCTTCCAGGGTGTGGAACCGGCTGCGGCCGAGGCGCTCGCGCAGACTCTGGAGACAGTGGAATTTCCCCGTGGCCACGTGATCTTCAACGAGGGTGAGCCGGGGGACAAGCTCTACATCATCAAGTCGGGCAAGGTGAAGATCGGCCGCAAGTCGGCCGACGGTCGCGAGAACCTGTTCCAGATCATGGGCCCGTCGGACATGTTCGGCGAGCTGTCGATCTTCGACCCGGGCCCTCGCACGTCGACCGCGACGACGGTCACCGAGGTGAGCGCGGTCACGATGGACCGGCCGGCGCTGCGGCAGTGGATCTCCACGAGGCCGGAGATCGCCGAGCAGCTGCTCCGGGTCGTGGCCCGCAGGCTTCGCCGCACCAACAACATGGTCGCGGAACTGATCTTCACCGACGTCCCAGGACGTGTCGCCAGGGCGCTGCTGCAGCTCGCCCAGCGGTTCGGCAGCCAGGAAGCCGGGCTGCTGCGCGTCACGCACGACCTCACCCAGGAGGAGATCGCCCAGTACGTGGGTGCGTCGCGCGAGACCGTCAACAAGGCGCTCGCCGACTTCGCTCACCGCGGCTGGCTTCGCCTGGAAGGCAAGAGCGTGCTCATCCTCGACCCGGAGCGGCTGGCCCGAAGGGCTCGCTGA
- a CDS encoding ArsA-related P-loop ATPase has translation MVTSLPGWTDELARTRLHFVTGKGGTGKTTLAASLGLALARGGRRVLLVEVEGRQGFAQVFDTEPLPYAEQRIASAPGGGEVRALHIDVEAALLEYFEMFYNLGFAGRTLRRMGAIEFATTLAPGLRDVLLTGKIKECVGRTDSDGRHVYDAVVVDAPPTGRVVKFLDVTRALTDVAKTGPIRGQAEGVVRLLHSGETAVHLVTLLEEMPVRETLDAVAELDGADLRPGAVLVNRVRPPRLPAPSLTPAADGQVDENDVRAGLRSAGLDLPDSTVEALVTETVEHAIGIAAEARSSEQLAEADLPTLRLPDLRGGVDVAGLYEIADALVDQGVRL, from the coding sequence ATTGTGACTTCCCTGCCAGGCTGGACCGACGAACTCGCTCGGACCCGACTGCACTTCGTCACCGGGAAAGGCGGAACCGGCAAGACGACGCTCGCGGCCTCGCTCGGCCTCGCGCTCGCGCGGGGCGGCCGTCGCGTCCTGCTCGTCGAGGTCGAGGGCAGGCAGGGCTTCGCCCAGGTCTTCGACACCGAGCCGTTGCCGTACGCGGAACAGCGCATCGCGTCCGCACCGGGCGGTGGCGAGGTCCGGGCCCTGCACATCGACGTCGAGGCGGCGTTGCTCGAGTACTTCGAGATGTTCTACAACCTCGGCTTCGCCGGCCGGACGCTGCGCCGGATGGGCGCCATCGAGTTCGCCACCACGCTGGCCCCGGGACTCCGTGACGTGCTGCTCACCGGAAAGATCAAGGAGTGCGTCGGCCGCACCGACTCCGACGGCAGGCACGTCTACGACGCCGTCGTCGTCGACGCCCCGCCCACCGGCCGGGTCGTGAAGTTCCTCGACGTCACCAGGGCGCTCACCGACGTCGCGAAGACCGGCCCGATCCGCGGGCAGGCCGAGGGCGTCGTGCGCCTGCTGCACTCCGGCGAGACGGCCGTCCACCTCGTCACCCTGCTGGAGGAGATGCCCGTGCGGGAGACCCTCGACGCGGTGGCCGAGCTCGACGGCGCGGACCTTCGCCCCGGCGCGGTGCTCGTGAACCGGGTCCGGCCGCCCCGGCTGCCCGCGCCGTCGCTGACCCCCGCCGCCGACGGGCAGGTCGACGAGAACGACGTCCGCGCCGGGCTCCGCTCGGCCGGGCTCGACCTGCCCGACTCCACGGTCGAGGCGCTGGTCACCGAGACCGTCGAACACGCCATCGGGATCGCCGCCGAGGCGCGCTCCTCCGAGCAGCTCGCCGAGGCCGACCTGCCCACGCTGCGGCTTCCCGACCTCCGAGGCGGGGTGGACGTCGCGGGGCTGTACGAAATCGCCGACGCACTGGTGGACCAGGGAGTACGCCTGTGA